The DNA window ATGAAGGAAAGGTTAAGGCGCTGAAATTATCTAAAAAAATCCCGTCTTCATCTTCTCTTAATGTTGCGCGTTCTAGTCTCGTGTTGATGCAACCGAAAACCGCGCAACAACCCGGCGAGCGCGCCGTCTTGACAGGCCGAACCTTTTCAATGAAGGCGCTCGTCGTTGAGGATCAGGCGGAGCTTCTTCAAATCCTCGCCCAAACCCTGCGCGAGGATGGCTATATTGTGGATACGGCTACTGACGGGCCGAACGGATTATTCAAGGCTCTCGACATCGCCTACGATGTCATGGTGCTCGACATCATGCTGCCGCAGATGAATGGCTGGGAACTCCTCAAGAAACTGCGCGAACAAAAAAAGAACACCCCCGTCCTTCTTCTAACTGCCCGCGACACAGTCCATGACAGAATCCGCGGGCTGGATGCCGGAGCCGATGACTATCTCACAAAACCCTGCAACCTGGCGGAGTTGCTGGCCCGACTGAAAGCGCTGATCCGACGAAGTGCCACCCCTCCACGTCCAATCATCGAGATTGGGGATGTCGTGTTCAACCTGGGTCTACGCACCGTGAGCAGGCACTCCCGTGAAGTCATGCTGACTGCCCGTGAATACGCTGTGGCAGAGTATCTGGCGATCAACCGCGGAAAGGTCGTCACTCGCAGTGCTTTGAATCGGCATCTTCTTAATGAAGGAGATGAAAGCCCGTCCAACCTTGTCGCAGTGCATATTTACAATCTGCGCAAAAAACTGGGTCCCAACTTCATTCTGACCCGCCGCGGCATTGGATACCGGATACCATGAACATTTTTTGCCGATCCATCCGATGGAAACTGCAGCTTTGGCACGGCCTGGTTTTGCTGACGGTGCTTGTGTTGTTCGGGTTCGCCGCGCAATGGCTCGTATGGAAAAACACTTTGAAGCGGATTGATGCGGAGCTCAGCCTGCGCGCCTCCTTCATCGGGGCAAAAATGGCATTCCAATATGGCCTCCTCATTGAATCGCCTTTTTTTGAAGGCAACATTCCTCCCGAGCAACGATCCCTTTTTGGACAACCGAATCCTGAGTCATTCTACTACGCCATCTGGTCCGTGGATGGCACGCTATTGGAGGCCTCGGAACACGCCCCCTCCGACCTCACCAGGCCCACAGCGACTGTGCATGCTGATTCTCCAGCCCCGCGAACTCGAGAGGTCTATCGCGAATTCATCGTCAAACCATTGAGGCCAGGTCCACCACCACCGCCAGACCCAACGATGGTCTTGTCCGATTTCTCACCGCTGGAATTTTCGACTTCGCCCGATGTCATCGGCGTAGTCGGCTGCTCTCTGGACGCCGCGCATGAAGAGCTCCGTCAACTCACCCTCGGCTTCACCGCCGCTGGAGGTTTCATGCTCTGTGCAGGTCTCACCATCGGATGGATGCTCACTGATCCCGTCATCGCTCCAGTCAATGAGATACGAAAAGTGGCCATTCAAGTCGCCAATGGAAACATGGCAGAGCGCATCCCGATATCTGAGCAGGACAGCGAAATGGGCGAACTCGCCAGCGTATTGAACGACACCTTCACCCGGTTGAAATCGGCCTTCGACAGGCAGGCGAGATTCACTGCCGACGCCTCGCACGAGCTGAGAACCCCCATTTTTATCGTTCTTTCCCAGGCGCAATCCGCATTGATGCAAGAGCGCTCCTCGGCCGAATACCGCCGTGGCTTCGAAATCACCCAGACCGTGGCCAAACAAATGTGGACTCTTGTTGACTCGCTTCTGCTGCTTGCACGTCAGGATGCTGGCGAACTTTCTCAAAGCGTCGAAGTTTGCCAACTTGAGACCATTCTGACCGAGGTGATGAGCTTGATGGAACCGCTCGCACAATCGAAACAGGTCACCCTCCATCTGCAATGGGAGTCCGCCGCAGTTCTGGCCGGACCACATCATCTCAAACAGATTCTCACCAATCTTCTGTCCAACGCCATCGACTACAACCAACCGGGCGGCGATGTCCGGGTATCCCTTTGCGTTTCAGAAAAAATGGCAGTTCTCATAGTGGAAGACAGTGGCTCTGGCATATCTGCAACAGATCTCCCCCATATTTTCGAGCGATTTTACCGTGCCGACAACACCCCCTCTGCAGGTGAGGGTCACTCAGGACTTGGCCTCGCCATCTGCCGTGCATTGGTTGAAACTTACGGTGGCACCATTGAGGTTGAGAGCACACAGGGCTTCGGGACCAAATTCACCGTAAAGCTGCCTCTTGCCTAACAAGGGCAGCATCACTATTGATCGGCTTCTATCCTAATTGCACCCGACTTTGTCGGATCAAGACCTCACATTGCTTCCAGATCGACATGCAGGAAACAAACCGGTCGCCGTTGCGCTCTAACCGTCTCATTGTGATTACTTTAGCGTGAAGAATTAGTCACAATACCCCGCTAGTGGATGGGGGATCGAGGGCCAAGGTGAACACCAATATGAACAGTTTACATAGGCGTGGCGCAAAACCCGGATGCTCCGCCTGTAACTAAATCCAATTCAAAATGCCCAATCCACCATTCCACGAAAACAGCTCTACTTTCAGAATCCTTGCCGGGATTTCCTCTACAGAAAAAATCACCCGCTCAGGTAAAACCTTGTCCCTCTTTTCCGCACTCGCAATAGTTACTATGGGATGGATGGGCACAGCACAAGGGGCAACGGTATTGTATTTCCAAGGATTTGAGGATGTCGCGCCAACAAACGCCTGGAATTATGCCATCGGCAATTCCACTGTGACACAGGTCGGCACACTAGCCACGAGCGGCCAGGTTCCTCTAGATCAGGGTGTGTTGGCAGGAGACAAATCGCTTCAACACAGCAATCGTGTCAATGGCACTGGAGTTTTGGGGACCGTTACTTTCTCCTCAGTCGATCTGACCCAGTTTTCGGGCCTATACACCGGTCTCTACATTGAAGTGCGTTTATCCAGCACCGGCACCTCAGCGAATGGAAACGATACGGGCGATTATTTTCGCATGTTTTCCTCCATCAATGGCGCTGCATTTGAAACTGACTCCGCTGCCAATGCCGATATTTCATTGGCAGGAAGAAGCAATGCTAGGTGGGGATTCAACGCAGCGCCGCTCTCCCCAAACCCCCCAGCTACCGTCGCCGCAGGAGGCAACCTTCAGCTTCAATCTCCCCCAGTAGGAGGTGGAACCAATGACAACAACTATTCCACGTTTCGAATTAATCTCGATGATTCCGCTTCATCGATTGCCCTTCGCCTAAACTTCCTAAATGACTCGTCAGGAGAGTTCTGGAACGTCGACAACGTAGCCATCTACGGAACTTTGGTTCCAGAACCCTCCAAAATGGTCCTTGTCGTGTTCGGATTAACGGCAGCATGCATACATCGCCGCAGGTCAAAAACCTGCTGAAGAAATCTCGGCCACTGCAATCCCCCCGATACGCCGCCATTTAAGTTTCGCATTTGCTCCTGACAAGATCGGCCAGCTCATCTTGTGGCTCAATGTCTGTCAGACATGACGTCGGCATTCAGAAAACTGTTCATCTAGACTTTACGTGCATCGCCACGTAAACCCTGACCGCCTTAGAATTTCACGGGCTAACCTCTAATTCTGGCTGAGCCCATTGAGGCATTGCCGCAAAATTCTCGCCCTCACGGCATAAGATTACGAAAGTAGATTGTCCGAAACTGCACTTCGTCATCGTTTGGATTTTGGGTGTTCCGATTATTTAGATACCGTTCCACCACTGCCTGCTGTCTTTGCTCGGCCGTCACGCGCAACCTTCCATTGCGGGTCTGTTTCAGCGATTGGCCAACGGTATAAATGCTAAACACGCCACCCCGCGTCGTGATGAGACTGGCAATTTCTCTCATCAACGCCTCGGAAGCCTCGCCGCCATCGGCCACCCCTTTGATCTCACAAATCTCTCCGGGCGTGTCGTAGGCATTTCCCAAGTCTCCTCCGCCGCTTGCCGCGGTCCAGGGGTAACCATAGACCTTGCCCTTCTGGTGTTCCCCATCCGCCAGCACTTGATGATAAATGTTGGAGGCCACCTCGCTGGCTGGATGCCGCAATGCTGATGAACCCGCCACCAGCGCCACCAACCCTCGATCTCTCGCCAGATGCTCGAAAGGCAGCACATGCGAGTTCACATTAATCCGTCCCCCCACCGATGTGCCGTGCGGCTTGAGCATCTCATTGGAAGCTGCGCCAAAAGAATTCGGCACCGTGAACAAGTCCAGCAATGCCCAGTCCGGCAACACGCTGGCATCTGGATAGTTGTTGGGTTGCAACCGCAACGTCCTCCAAGGTGTGCTTCCAGAATAAGCATCGGTTCCCGTCACCACATAACCCAGTTCGCCCACCGAACTCATCAGCCCGTTGTCATTCTGAGCATCGTTCACGCCAAAGCCTTTGGGTGGCGGCATGTAGAGGCTCGCATCAGTCAACAAGCCATTCGCATCCGTATCCTGCTGCGGCTTCACATCCAGGGGCGGCCTGCCGAGCGTGGAACGAGAATTGATATTGCCCAAAGAGTTGGCACCCGCAGTGTTGGGCTGCCAGTCACTGGAGTGTCCGTTGGCACGTGGATCGTCAGTTTCCAGTGTCAGCATGGCCGACATTGGAGTCGTCGATGGATCACTGGTCCGGTAATTCAACGATCCCGATTGCGGACTCAACAGCAAACGCGGTCGTCTTCCCAGACTGGTCAATATGCCATTCAGATTGGTGGTCGAACGATACGCCGCCATTCTCACGTTGGCATTGGGCTGTTGAACGTAAGACTTGTCACGATAAAACATCTTCGTCACCACCACCCGTTTTCCCGGCATCAGCATGGTCTGGTTCGGCCCCTCACCGCCGGTCAGATCTGAGCGAAAAATACGCACGGCATCCAGCGTCCCCTGCATGTTAACAAGATTACCCCTGGGACTTGGAAAATAACAAACATGGCTGTTCGCGCTAACTCCCGTAATCCCCAACACCCACCCCATCGAACTGTTTGCGGCGGGCTGCGGCGCCAGATCAGGAACCAAATCAATCCCCTCTTCCACCCCGTAGCTTTCTGGAAGATAGAACTCTGCGGTGTAGTAACATTTATAAAGCGACTTGCCCGCAGGCCAGCCGGCAGGACGAGGTGTCGGCTGCGGCGTGGGATCTTTCTCAACATACATCCCCAACTCGGTGAAGTAGGGCGACCGGCTCACCCCTTGATAGCTATCGGTTGCCGCATAGGCATGCGTCGCGTGCAGCGTATACTTGCCATCCGGTGCCACTCCGAATCGAAGCGGCGCAATGATATCCAGCGAGGATTCTTTGGCACGAACATAGTCGATGATGTTCACAATGATCTGCGCCAGCCGGATGTCACTGTCGAGGCTGCCAGGATAATACTTGTCTTTGAAACTTACGCCGGGAGCAATTGGCCAGTTCTTTTCACTGATGTAGCGGAGCAGATCACGCACCACCGCATCAAACTTGTTGGGAACCACCTGCTGACCTGTGGGATCATTCAGCCAATCCTGCTGACCGCCCGCAAGAAAATCCAAATCGCCCGGATCGCTTTCATCCGCAGCAACGTCATCCCTCATGATATCAATGAACTTCCTCGCGTAAGATCCATCGGGATTCTTTGGCACCAGATCACGATTGGTGGTCAGCATGATGCGTTCCTCTCCAAAAAACGTCGTGTCGGGATCGTGATTGTAATGCGTCAGCTCAAACTTGTTATACGCCAGCATGTCCGACAATCCCGGAACCTCTGGCTCCAGTTGCCTCGCATCGGCAAAAGTATTGAAGTATCTTGCAGGCGAAGCCACGGTCCATTGATGCAACGCATCCGCCATGGCTTCCGTCAATCCCGTTCCACCAGGCAAACTTAGCGCCGTCAAGTTGATCCAACTTGGATGCGACTTTGGATTGCGGTTCACCAGTGAGGTGGACGACGTGTCCAGATTCCTTTTCCACGCCAGATTGTAATTGATCTTGCTGCTTTCATCGTCTGCCCAATATGCGAACCGTCCAACCAGTGGATTCGCCGCATCCGTCAGCACCGGCTCTTCGGCGAAATCGAATGACCGGTCCCCCGTGTCAGAGTTTTGACGCACGTAGACCCACTTCAGCCTCAAGGCCACCGGTTCGCCCGTGGCTGGATCCACGCGATCGGTGATCAACCGCGTCGAGACGAGGCTCTCAGATACCATCGGAGCATTGAGATCGGGCCCCTGGAAGATCGGATCACTGTAAGTTGTTGCCAACGGCGCTCCTGAAGAAAGTTCAACGCGACGTGCCAACAGCTTTTGATCCGCCGGAGGATCG is part of the Phragmitibacter flavus genome and encodes:
- a CDS encoding response regulator transcription factor — encoded protein: MRRPYRTDHEGKVKALKLSKKIPSSSSLNVARSSLVLMQPKTAQQPGERAVLTGRTFSMKALVVEDQAELLQILAQTLREDGYIVDTATDGPNGLFKALDIAYDVMVLDIMLPQMNGWELLKKLREQKKNTPVLLLTARDTVHDRIRGLDAGADDYLTKPCNLAELLARLKALIRRSATPPRPIIEIGDVVFNLGLRTVSRHSREVMLTAREYAVAEYLAINRGKVVTRSALNRHLLNEGDESPSNLVAVHIYNLRKKLGPNFILTRRGIGYRIP
- a CDS encoding sensor histidine kinase; translation: MNIFCRSIRWKLQLWHGLVLLTVLVLFGFAAQWLVWKNTLKRIDAELSLRASFIGAKMAFQYGLLIESPFFEGNIPPEQRSLFGQPNPESFYYAIWSVDGTLLEASEHAPSDLTRPTATVHADSPAPRTREVYREFIVKPLRPGPPPPPDPTMVLSDFSPLEFSTSPDVIGVVGCSLDAAHEELRQLTLGFTAAGGFMLCAGLTIGWMLTDPVIAPVNEIRKVAIQVANGNMAERIPISEQDSEMGELASVLNDTFTRLKSAFDRQARFTADASHELRTPIFIVLSQAQSALMQERSSAEYRRGFEITQTVAKQMWTLVDSLLLLARQDAGELSQSVEVCQLETILTEVMSLMEPLAQSKQVTLHLQWESAAVLAGPHHLKQILTNLLSNAIDYNQPGGDVRVSLCVSEKMAVLIVEDSGSGISATDLPHIFERFYRADNTPSAGEGHSGLGLAICRALVETYGGTIEVESTQGFGTKFTVKLPLA
- a CDS encoding PEP-CTERM sorting domain-containing protein (PEP-CTERM proteins occur, often in large numbers, in the proteomes of bacteria that also encode an exosortase, a predicted intramembrane cysteine proteinase. The presence of a PEP-CTERM domain at a protein's C-terminus predicts cleavage within the sorting domain, followed by covalent anchoring to some some component of the (usually Gram-negative) cell surface. Many PEP-CTERM proteins exhibit an unusual sequence composition that includes large numbers of potential glycosylation sites. Expression of one such protein has been shown restore the ability of a bacterium to form floc, a type of biofilm.), which produces MPNPPFHENSSTFRILAGISSTEKITRSGKTLSLFSALAIVTMGWMGTAQGATVLYFQGFEDVAPTNAWNYAIGNSTVTQVGTLATSGQVPLDQGVLAGDKSLQHSNRVNGTGVLGTVTFSSVDLTQFSGLYTGLYIEVRLSSTGTSANGNDTGDYFRMFSSINGAAFETDSAANADISLAGRSNARWGFNAAPLSPNPPATVAAGGNLQLQSPPVGGGTNDNNYSTFRINLDDSASSIALRLNFLNDSSGEFWNVDNVAIYGTLVPEPSKMVLVVFGLTAACIHRRRSKTC